The Thermococcus eurythermalis genomic sequence AAAATCCTCGATTCCCCCACGGCATATTTTGGATTCACTGGGGCAACTGGAGGAGGCGACGTTCATCAGTACGTCAAACAGGTTGACCTTAGATTCAGTGAGGGAACTTACGTAAAGAAACACTCCTTCGTGGACCCCATGGACTGGCAGTATTGGGGCACTGCAGAGTATAAACCAGAATATGATGCAATAAAGATTGGAAAATACACCACATCGGCAGAAGGAAGCGTCTGGTATAAAAATCCCCTTGACTTCAGGAAACCCTTCAATCTTACCTTCCTCATAGGCGCCGATTTTTATGAAGACCGGCGTAGTAGACTTTTGGCATTTGTCTTTACCCAGGATCCCGGAAATACCGACCCATGGAGCGGGTTCGTTGTAAAGTTCTATCCCGGCAATATGGGCACCACATACGTTGAGCTGGACTGGAAAAAGCAGGAACTTTACAAATCGACTATTCAGGGAATGTACTCAGGCGTAATGGCTGATGTGACGTTCAGCTGGAATCCCTCAACGAGGAGTTTCCGTGTAACAGCGAATGGAAACCCCGTTGCCGACTTTAAACTACCGGATACCACAGTTGCTTACTACTTGAACCGCCCAGTGTACTTTGGATTTATGAAAAATAGGGACTGGGGAGCAATGCTCATAAAACCAATCAAACTTGACTTCGAAACATTCAACACCACGGCCTTTTCGGAAAACTGGAATCTCGTTGGGGACGCCAAATATATGATGGGCAATTTTGTGCTTACGGAAGACCGGGAGTATCAGAGGGGAGCAGTTTGGTACACTAATCCCATAGACATCACCAAACCGTTTAGCGTAGAAACATCAGTTTATCTCGGCTCGAATGACAGGGGTGGCAGCGGATTAGCCGTTGTGATTCAAGCTCAGTCCAACAATGTAGTCGGACTTGACGGGGGAAACGTTGGTTATGTGCCGATATCTCCAAGTGTCGCCGTAAAAATCGATACATACGATAACTCGATAAGCAGTGATTATATCGTTCTAATGGTAAATGGAAGGGAGATACCCGAGACAATCAGACCAATTGATAACGTGGAAGATAGCCAGGAGCACCATCTTATAGTTTCGTACGATGGTGAAACAATGAGGGTAATACTCGACGGGGATAAGCTGATAGACTATCCGATAAACCTCGAGACCGTGCTTGGCTCCACGAGCGCATACGTTGGTGCGACGGCAGGGACAAGTTCGATACACAATACACAATACATTAGGTTTGTGGAAATTAACGCTGCCCCCAGCAATTCGACTCCCCAGATGCAGGGGGCCTCTCTGTACAACAATCTTACCTATGATGGCTCTGCATTTTATGACCCTGATGCAGACCTGATTATTCTCGGCAAATACTCTCAGGAAGGATCCGTTTGGTTTTCCAATCCCATCTCCTTAAACGGCAAACTCCAGTTTGATCTCCTGGTGAAGCCGCCCTATGGCAACATAGCTGTTATTTTACAAAGAGGGGGCACCAATGTAGACTTAGATCGCGTCTTTAAAGGCGAGATTTATCCAAGTATAGTCATTGGAATACGTACTGACCAGAACTCAGGGAGTAAGATTACTATCGTCCAGAACGGCAATAAGTTGTATGAAAAAACTCTCTCCATCAAGAACGTGTGGTCAGCTATATCCCTGGGCATTGGGTGGGACAACCAGACCTCAACCCTAACATTGAGCATTGATGAGACAACGATTCCTATTAAGCTTTCATCTGACCCCGTTGACATATGGACCGGCGATTTCTATCTGGGCGTGGGCGCAAAGATCAACGGAGATGTTGCGGCAGTCAAGTTCCTAAACGTCTCATATACCCCAGGCAATTTAGAAGAAGCCGCCAGTGAGTGGATTCCACTCGGAAATTCGGAGATACGGTCGTCGGGTGAAATCCTCCTGGTTCCGGGCATATCATCAAAGGGGGCGGTATGGCTCCGTACCCCAGTGAATCTAAGCATGGATTTCGTTGGAAAGTTCCTCCTCCGCGGCAAGTCCTCCAGGGCAGATGTCATCTCCATAGTGTTTCAAAATACCGGGCCCAGTCTGTTTTCCAATGAACCAAATACTGTGCACATTGACTTCAACTATGGCAGCCAGGAAATAAACCTCTACAATAATAAGACCAAACTGTTCCGTGGAGGGCTCCCGTCTGTAAACGATGGAAAGATGCACACCCTTACAGTTGGATGGAACGCTTCCCTGGGTGAACTCTGGCTTGAGATAGATGGTTCCAGGATATTCACCCAGAAGGTGGACATGAAAAATCTTCTCGGAGAAACGGCGTATGTAGGATTTTACGCCTCCAACGGGTGCTGTGCAAATGAAAAGTATGTCGTTCCCCTCAGCGTCAAGCAGATGGAGCCAGCGGTACTTCTTTCAAAAACTCCGGACGCTCCACAAGGCTCACCTTCCGACAGTCAGACGGAGGTATTAGCGACAACATCCCCCACCCACACCGCGTCTGCTGGCTCAAACCTAAACCCTGTTACCCTAGCGGGCGCGTTGGTTGGGTTGATTCTCGCAGGCGGGATTGTAGCGAGGGTCAGAAGCAGGAAAGGTAAACCCTCCGCTTCATCAAGAGTTGCAGAAAACCCCGCTTCGAAGGTAGCTAGGCCATCATTACCTCCCGAAAAGCCGACCTCTGCGAAAAAGCCCGAATCAATGAAATATCAAAAAACATTCCCAGGTTTTCCATCTGAACTCTTGGACGAGTATGAGCCTTTGGAATTTCTTGGTGAGGGAGGTTTTGCTAGGGTTTTCAAGGCTAGGCGTAGGAGGGATGGTAAGATAGTTGCCCTCAAAATCCCGCGTATTGACGAGAAGACCAGCAAAACCTTCATTAAAGAAGTCTCAACATGGCTTCATCTCAACCACCCAAACATCGTAAAACTCTACGACGCAGACATCCTACCAATTCCACACCTCGAAATCGAGTTTGTTGAAGGAATAAATCTCAACGGTGACGTCATAAGAGACCTTAGCAAGTATCCAAAGCCTGTTGATGAGAAAACAGCGCTAAAGATTATTGAAGGTATCGCTAAAGGCCTTAAGCATGCCCACTCGAAGGGAATCTATCACCGCGACCTTAAGCCCCAGAACGTCCTTATAACATCTAATTTAACACCAAAGATTACCGACTGGGGGCTAGCTAAAGTGGGAGATATTTCAACCACGACGACCAGGGGATTGACCCCCCTATATGCTGCTCCAGAACAGTTTGATGAAGAAGTTTATGGTCCTACTGACCATAGGACTGACATTTACCAGCTTGGATTGATTTTTTACGAGTTGCTGACTGGTAAGCTCCCGTACCAAGGTGCTTCGCCGGCGGCTGTGATGGCTAAGGCAACTAACCAGGATATAAAGCCCCTGCCACCGAGCCATTTCAACAAGGCCTTATCAAAATACGATGGGATTTTCGAGAAATTACTGACGAAGAGAAAAGAGGACCGCTATCAAAGTGTTGATGAATTTCTATCGGCCCTGAAATCCCTTAGAGAACTGAAGAGAGAGAAGAAAGAGCTTGAGAAGACAAGTCTGGCTATGAGGAAGAGCCACTCGCGGGAGGAGTTTGAGAGGCTAAGAATCGAAAGCATTCACAAGACCGTGAAGATTGCAATCCTAGCGGCAAAGTCCAACGACAAGGTCGAGCTTATCAACGCGCTTGAGGACTTGAAGGAGCTTTCGAGAAGACATAGGAAGGAGCTCGAGAATGCAATAAACCAGTTGGAAATAATGATGCGCGATGGCGTGCCAATAAAAGAAGGCACAATAAATGAACTCAGAGTCCTCCTCCACAGAATACAAAAGGAGGTGGAAAAACGAAGGTAGTTATGAAGGGCTGATGCTTAGCAGTTTTTCCATTCTGTTTTTTTCCATTGTGGACACCCTTGGTAATCCAGTTCCGGGGGTACTCAAAGGTATAGCCCGCGTATTATTTGGTCTCTAACTTTTGGTTTAGAAAACCTTATTTACGTCTTCGCACCAAATAGGTTCGGGGATAGAAATGCCCGCAGTTAGGGTTGAAAGACTTCTTGAGGAGCCAGAACTTTACATCATAAGGGTTGACGACGACCGTATTAAGTACTTTGAGGCCACTTGGGATATCCCAGAGGGCATAACCTA encodes the following:
- a CDS encoding lectin-like domain-containing protein gives rise to the protein MSIRKNALNEKVGIIMVLLVLTAVLSPLQVIASEASQEITGTHYDQWHYVGTAQYDPTTGGIILTPASASCAGAAWFNSRVSLTDSFDFTFLVYLGDDDTGADGIAFVLQATGTDVVGGTGGDVGYIGIGPSVAVKIDTWGDSEDYIVLMINGTEVGDKTYIGNIEDSREHLMRISWDPYSETLHVQLDGISVTYNVNILKNPGILTAYFGWTGGTGLSYNLQYFKVVSMTGLFPDPLARNIFPPEDWKLNGDASIAGDKFILTKSQANSVGAVWFKQPLDLSEDFTMRFRVYISNNAGDGMAFVLQSYGLDAVGAWGFNQGYVPISPSVAVKIDADYAFDVHRGYYAVLMVNGIEITDPVPIAIKDNKEHNMEISWGSYSKTLSVYYDDKKIISERVNLVKILDSPTAYFGFTGATGGGDVHQYVKQVDLRFSEGTYVKKHSFVDPMDWQYWGTAEYKPEYDAIKIGKYTTSAEGSVWYKNPLDFRKPFNLTFLIGADFYEDRRSRLLAFVFTQDPGNTDPWSGFVVKFYPGNMGTTYVELDWKKQELYKSTIQGMYSGVMADVTFSWNPSTRSFRVTANGNPVADFKLPDTTVAYYLNRPVYFGFMKNRDWGAMLIKPIKLDFETFNTTAFSENWNLVGDAKYMMGNFVLTEDREYQRGAVWYTNPIDITKPFSVETSVYLGSNDRGGSGLAVVIQAQSNNVVGLDGGNVGYVPISPSVAVKIDTYDNSISSDYIVLMVNGREIPETIRPIDNVEDSQEHHLIVSYDGETMRVILDGDKLIDYPINLETVLGSTSAYVGATAGTSSIHNTQYIRFVEINAAPSNSTPQMQGASLYNNLTYDGSAFYDPDADLIILGKYSQEGSVWFSNPISLNGKLQFDLLVKPPYGNIAVILQRGGTNVDLDRVFKGEIYPSIVIGIRTDQNSGSKITIVQNGNKLYEKTLSIKNVWSAISLGIGWDNQTSTLTLSIDETTIPIKLSSDPVDIWTGDFYLGVGAKINGDVAAVKFLNVSYTPGNLEEAASEWIPLGNSEIRSSGEILLVPGISSKGAVWLRTPVNLSMDFVGKFLLRGKSSRADVISIVFQNTGPSLFSNEPNTVHIDFNYGSQEINLYNNKTKLFRGGLPSVNDGKMHTLTVGWNASLGELWLEIDGSRIFTQKVDMKNLLGETAYVGFYASNGCCANEKYVVPLSVKQMEPAVLLSKTPDAPQGSPSDSQTEVLATTSPTHTASAGSNLNPVTLAGALVGLILAGGIVARVRSRKGKPSASSRVAENPASKVARPSLPPEKPTSAKKPESMKYQKTFPGFPSELLDEYEPLEFLGEGGFARVFKARRRRDGKIVALKIPRIDEKTSKTFIKEVSTWLHLNHPNIVKLYDADILPIPHLEIEFVEGINLNGDVIRDLSKYPKPVDEKTALKIIEGIAKGLKHAHSKGIYHRDLKPQNVLITSNLTPKITDWGLAKVGDISTTTTRGLTPLYAAPEQFDEEVYGPTDHRTDIYQLGLIFYELLTGKLPYQGASPAAVMAKATNQDIKPLPPSHFNKALSKYDGIFEKLLTKRKEDRYQSVDEFLSALKSLRELKREKKELEKTSLAMRKSHSREEFERLRIESIHKTVKIAILAAKSNDKVELINALEDLKELSRRHRKELENAINQLEIMMRDGVPIKEGTINELRVLLHRIQKEVEKRR